Proteins encoded in a region of the Ornithodoros turicata isolate Travis chromosome 3, ASM3712646v1, whole genome shotgun sequence genome:
- the LOC135386961 gene encoding uncharacterized protein LOC135386961 gives MRSGTSDNKQGAERGRPRRLRYRSPSPRSRSPLPPAHAPRPRRSVTTWTVVHNGYPVSWASHSRWTSRHRPLRTSDPETVRPPFRGLTLSERHPADPLLPLSAEEQRLFCPTCGVPELHRTTHRQGRLHRSRAAQAPGNITPEAAVSVLRRLRPEALRELLCAVNPPPEHAPVPPASPMDPADDLLMQFPSDEDV, from the exons ATGCGGTCTGGAACGTCTGACAATAAACAAG GCGCTGAACGGGGTCGTCCCAGACGACTGAGGTACAGGTCGCCCAGTCCCCGGTCACGGTCTCCGTTACCGCCTGCGCACGCGCCTCGACCGCGGAGGTCGGTCACGACGTGGACCGTTGTCCACAATGGATATCCGGTGTCCTGGGCCAGCCACTCAAGATGGACCTCCCGACACCGTCCCCTCCGGACTTCGGACCCGGAAACCGTTCGACCCCCGTTCCGAGGTCTAACCTTGTCGGAGCGACACCCGGCGGACCCTCTTCTACCGCTTTCGGCCGAGGAGCAGCGCCTCTTCTGCCCAACGTGCGGAGTCCCCGAACTCCACCGAACCACCCACCGGCAGGGACGCCTGCATCGTTCTCGTGCGGCACAGGCGCCTGGCAACATCACTCCGGAGGCTGCCGTGAGTGTCCTACGTCGTCTCCGCCCAGAAGCGCTGCGCGAACTTCTCTGCGCCGTGAACCCGCCGCCGGAGCACGCCCCCGTTCCACCTGCGAGCCCCATGGACCCCGCAGACGACCTGCTGATGCAGTTTCCCTCGGACGAGGACGTTTGA